One window of the Hoplias malabaricus isolate fHopMal1 chromosome Y, fHopMal1.hap1, whole genome shotgun sequence genome contains the following:
- the LOC136678208 gene encoding thymus-specific serine protease-like → MALSQCLMMTILFIHSSSSGRLLWKMKVHVHEVQEQRAREHLKLHSASMEQAFEGNMEQPLDHFNHHKNSTFTQRFFVNKVYWKCPYGPVFLYIGGEGPLTQFSVLAGHHVSMAKKHGALLVALEHRFYGQSIVPGGLEIQNLQYLSSQQALADLAAFHLHISEKFSLTCRNIWISFGGSYAGALSAWFRGKFPHLVFGAVASSAPVQAKLDFSAYNTVVGHSLLDESVGGSDKCVEAVREAFSVVEAALFGGNETRVGKDFDCCETPKSPEDRTELLQVLADIFLGTVQYNEEVGPLTVAYLCDIMTNQSDEGAYRRLVKLTKIYLHTLGHTPCLDVSRGETISELNRTSDSRIPGYRQWFYQTCSEFGFYQTCEDASCPFSRRLTLQTQTQLCPLLFNIPQSTLPANIHFTNQYYGGEEPRTQQVLYVNGDIDPWMALSIVRNGTSDDHRAILIHSSAHCADMNPATTRDRLSLTHARQEIERCVSVWLKRAELEHRI, encoded by the exons ATGGCTCTAAGTCAGTGCTTGATGATGACGATCCTCTTTATTCACTCTTCGTCCTCTG GGCGCCTGCTCTGGAAGATGAAAGTACATGTGCATGAAGTTCAGGAGCAGAGAGCCCGGGAACACCTGAAACTTCACTCAGCTAGCATGGAGCAAGCATTCGAGGGCAACATGGAGCAACCACTGGATCATTTTAACCACCACAAGAACAGCACCTTCACTCAG AGATTCTTTGTGAATAAGGTGTACTGGAAGTGTCCCTACGGTCCAGTGTTCCTCTACATCGGTGGTGAAGGTCCTCTCACTCAGTTCAGTGTATTGGCCG GTCATCACGTTTCCATGGCCAAGAAGCACGGGGCTCTGCTAGTGGCTCTTGAGCACAGATTCTACGGCCAGAGCATAGTTCCAGGAGGCCTGGAGATCCAGAACCTGCAGTACCTCTCCAGCCAGCAGGC CCTCGCTGATCTCGCTGCTTTCCACCTGCACATCAGCGAGAAGTTCAGCCTTACCTGCAGGAATATCTGGATCAGTTTTGGAGGCTCATACGCTGGAGCTCTGTCAGCATGGTTCAGAGGAAAG TTTCCTCACCTTGTGTTCGGGGCAGTGGCGTCCTCCGCACCAGTACAGGCCAAACTGGACTTCTCTGCTTACAACACG GTAGTTGGTCATAGTCTTCTGGACGAGAGTGTGGGCGGATCTGATAAG TGTGTGGAGGCGGTTAGGGAAGCGTTCTCTGTGGTGGAAGCTGCTCTCTTTGGGGGAAATGAGACTCGGGTGGGGAAAGATTTTGACTGCTGTGAAACCCCGAAAAGCCCAGAGGACCGGACAGAGCTCCTGCAGGTCCTTGCTGATATCTTTTTGGGAACCGTCCAGTACAACGAGGAGGTCGGGCCACTGACAGTCGCCTATCTCTGCGATATCATGACCAACCAGAGCGACGAGGGTGCATACAGAAGACTCGTCAAACTTACGAAG ATTTACCTTCACACTCTAGGACACACACCGTGTCTGGACGTCTCTCGAGGGGAGACAATCAGCGAGCTCAACAGAACCAGTGACTCTAGGATCCCTGGGTACAGACAGTGGTTCTATCAAACCTGCTCAGAGTTCGGCTTCT ATCAGACTTGTGAAGACGCTAGCTGCCCATTCTCACGCAGGCTAACGCtccagactcagactcagctcTGCCCCCTACTCTTCAACATCCCTCAGAGCACACTGCCCGCAAACATCCACTTCACCAACCAGTACTACGGAGGAGAGGAGCCTCGGACCCAGCAGGTGCTCTACGTCAACG GTGACATCGACCCGTGGATGGCGCTAAGCATCGTCCGTAACGGAACCAGTGATGATCACAGAGCAATCCTCATCCATAGCTCAGCACACTGCGCTGATATGAACCCAGCAACCACCAGAGACagactctcactcacacatgcccggcag GAGATtgaaaggtgtgtgtctgtgtggctgaAGAGAGCGGAATTGGAGCACAGgatttaa
- the LOC136678209 gene encoding delta(3,5)-Delta(2,4)-dienoyl-CoA isomerase, mitochondrial-like isoform X1 — MNSFFRFAFVGSRGLWRPTLNTVRAMSASGGPTPPFTTLSISHPVNHITHVELHRPEKRNAMNKAFWSEMVDCFNQIKEDPECRVVVFSGAGKLFTAGIDLMDIAGDMLQPEGDDSARVSWYLRKIISKYQDTFSVIEKCPKPVVVAVHGACVGAGVDLITACDIRLCTQDAWFQVKEIDIGLAADVGTLQRLPKVIGSRSLVNELALTARKMYSDEAKSSGLVSRVFPDKESLMAGAMEIAGEIAGRSPVAVQGTKINLIYSRDHSVTEGLEYMATWNMSMLQTQDLVKSAQAALERKSPKEVPFSKL; from the exons ATGAACAGTTTTTTCAGATTTGCTTTTGTGGGAA GCAGGGGTCTGTGGCGTCCCACGCTGAATACTGTTAGAGCGATGTCTGCATCCGGAGGCCCCACCCCACCGTTCACCACCCTGTCAATCAGCCATCCAGTCAATCACATCACTCATGTGGAGCTGCACCGCCCCGAGAAACGCAACGCCATGAACAAGGCCTTTTGGAG TGAAATGGTTGACTGCTTTAATCAGATCAAAGAAGACCCAGAGTGTCGCGTGGTCGTCTTCTCAGGCGCTGGGAAGCTTTTTACAGCAG GTATTGATCTTATGGACATTGCGGGTGATATGCTGCAGCCTGAAGGAGACGACAGTGCCAGGGTGTCATGGTACCTTCGGAAAATCATCTCCAAATACCAGGACACCTTCTCAGTCATTGAGAAG TGTCCAAAGCCTGTGGTGGTGGCAGTGCATGGAGCGTGTGTAGGAGCAG gGGTTGATCTGATTACAGCCTGTGATATTCGTCTGTGTACCCAGGACGCCTGGTTCCAGGTGAAG GAGATTGATATTGGTTTGGCGGCAGATGTTGGAACTTTACAGCGTCTTCCCAAAGTAATTGGCAGTCGTAG TTTGGTGAATGAACTGGCTCTGACTGCGAGGAAAATGTACTCTGATGAAGCCAAGAGTTCTGGACTGGTTAG CCGTGTATTTCCCGATAAAGAGTCACTGATGGCCGGAGCGATGGAGATTGCAGGAGAAATTGCAGGCCGGAGTCCTGTCGCTGTTCAAGGGACTAAAATTAATCTAATTTACTCTCGAGACCACAGTGTGACCGAGGGGCTGGAGTACATG GCGACATGGAACATGAGCATGCTGCAGACCCAGGATCTGGTGAAGTCGGCGCAGGCGGCCTTGGAGAGGAAAAGCCCCAAAGAAGTCCCCTTCTCCAAACTGTGA
- the LOC136678209 gene encoding delta(3,5)-Delta(2,4)-dienoyl-CoA isomerase, mitochondrial-like isoform X2 — protein MSASGGPTPPFTTLSISHPVNHITHVELHRPEKRNAMNKAFWSEMVDCFNQIKEDPECRVVVFSGAGKLFTAGIDLMDIAGDMLQPEGDDSARVSWYLRKIISKYQDTFSVIEKCPKPVVVAVHGACVGAGVDLITACDIRLCTQDAWFQVKEIDIGLAADVGTLQRLPKVIGSRSLVNELALTARKMYSDEAKSSGLVSRVFPDKESLMAGAMEIAGEIAGRSPVAVQGTKINLIYSRDHSVTEGLEYMATWNMSMLQTQDLVKSAQAALERKSPKEVPFSKL, from the exons ATGTCTGCATCCGGAGGCCCCACCCCACCGTTCACCACCCTGTCAATCAGCCATCCAGTCAATCACATCACTCATGTGGAGCTGCACCGCCCCGAGAAACGCAACGCCATGAACAAGGCCTTTTGGAG TGAAATGGTTGACTGCTTTAATCAGATCAAAGAAGACCCAGAGTGTCGCGTGGTCGTCTTCTCAGGCGCTGGGAAGCTTTTTACAGCAG GTATTGATCTTATGGACATTGCGGGTGATATGCTGCAGCCTGAAGGAGACGACAGTGCCAGGGTGTCATGGTACCTTCGGAAAATCATCTCCAAATACCAGGACACCTTCTCAGTCATTGAGAAG TGTCCAAAGCCTGTGGTGGTGGCAGTGCATGGAGCGTGTGTAGGAGCAG gGGTTGATCTGATTACAGCCTGTGATATTCGTCTGTGTACCCAGGACGCCTGGTTCCAGGTGAAG GAGATTGATATTGGTTTGGCGGCAGATGTTGGAACTTTACAGCGTCTTCCCAAAGTAATTGGCAGTCGTAG TTTGGTGAATGAACTGGCTCTGACTGCGAGGAAAATGTACTCTGATGAAGCCAAGAGTTCTGGACTGGTTAG CCGTGTATTTCCCGATAAAGAGTCACTGATGGCCGGAGCGATGGAGATTGCAGGAGAAATTGCAGGCCGGAGTCCTGTCGCTGTTCAAGGGACTAAAATTAATCTAATTTACTCTCGAGACCACAGTGTGACCGAGGGGCTGGAGTACATG GCGACATGGAACATGAGCATGCTGCAGACCCAGGATCTGGTGAAGTCGGCGCAGGCGGCCTTGGAGAGGAAAAGCCCCAAAGAAGTCCCCTTCTCCAAACTGTGA
- the LOC136678997 gene encoding heterogeneous nuclear ribonucleoprotein L-like isoform X1, with translation MAAQTDRYYGDGGRASKRQKTDNDGAVEGYDDPHKPLPSLVVHVRGLADGVLEADLVEALQEFGTISYVVLMPKKRQALVEYEDMSGSCNAVTYANDNQIYIAGNPAFVNYSTSQKISRPGDPNDSRSVNNVLLFTIMNPIYPITTDVLYTICNNCGPVQRIVIFRKNGVQAMVEFDSVQSAQRAKASLNGADIYSGCCTLKIEYAKPTRLNVFKNDQDTWDYTNPNLGGQGADADVMGGDQDMNVNPNKRQRQPALLGDHPPEYGGYHGYGDDGYGGYDGRRMGPSMGGVRHGGGSQRYGAPPPPPGEYGAHAESPVMMVYGLEPSKINADRVFNIFCLYGNVERVKFMKSKPGAAMVEMGDCYAVDRAICHLNNHFLFSQKIVVCVSKQQAIMPGQSYELEDGSSSFKDFHGSRNNRFTSPEQAAKNRIQHPSNVLHYFNAAPEASAEVFSEICEELGVKSPSNVKLFAAKGGASSERSSSGLLEWDSVNDAMEALSVMNHYQMKNPNGPYPYTLKLCFSTAQHAN, from the exons ATGGCGGCGCAGACGGACCGCTATTACGGTGATGGAGGCCGGGCGAGCAAACGCCAAAAGACAGACAACGACGGGGCAGTG GAGGGCTATGATGATCCTCACAAACCTCTCCCGTCACTTGTGGTCCATGTAAGAGGGTTGGCAGACGGTGTTTTGGAAGCAGACCTTGTTGAAGCTTTGCAGGAGTTTGGAACCATTAG TTATGTCGTGCTGATGCCCAAAAAGCGCCAGGCCCTGGTGGAATACGAGGACATGAGCGGTTCATGCAATGCTGTGACTTACGCCAACGACAACCAGATCTATATTGCTGGAAATCCTGCATTTGTGAATTACTCCACAAGTCAGAAAATTTCTCGGCCTGGAGATCCCAATGATTCCCGCAGTGTTAATAATGTTTTACTTTTCACAATCATGAATCCTATTTATCCCATCACTACG GATGTGCTATATACAATTTGCAACAACTGCGGTCCAGTTCAAAGAATTGTCATCTTCAGGAAAAATGGTGTCCAGGCCATGGTAGAAT TTGACTCGGTCCAGAGTGCTCAGAGGGCGAAGGCCTCTCTCAATGGAGCTGATATATACTCAGGCTGCTGTACGCTCAAGATTGAATATGCCAAG CCAACACGCCTAAATGTGTTCAAGAATGACCAGGACACATGGGACTACACAAATCCAAATTTGGGTGGCCAAG GTGCAGATGCTGATGTCATGGGGGGCGATCAAG ATATGAATGTCAACCCCAACAAGCGTCAGAGGCAGCCGGCTCTGCTGGGAGATCACCCTCCAGAGTACG GTGGGTATCATGGTTACGGAGACGATGGCTATGGTGGTTATGATGGGCGGCGGATGGGTCCGTCGATGGGTGGCGTAAGACATGGCGGCGGGAGCCAGCGTTACGGtgctccaccaccaccaccaggggAGTATGGTGCTCACGCGGAGTCCCCCGTTATGATGGTGTACGGACTGGAGCCCTCCAAAATAAACGCAGACAGGGTCTTCAACATATTCTGCCTCTACGGAAACGTGGAGAGG gtGAAGTTTATGAAGAGCAAGCCAGGAGCAGCCATGGTGGAGATGGGAGATTGTTATGCTGTTGATCGTGCCATTTGCCATCTAAACAACCATTTCCTGTTCAGCCAGAAAATTGTCGTCTG TGTGTCTAAGCAGCAGGCAATTATGCCGGGTCAGTCCTACGAGCTGGAGGATGGCAGCAGCAGCTTTAAAGATTTCCACGGCAGTCGAAACAACCGCTTCACGTCCCCAGAGCAGGCAGCAAAGAACCGCATCCAGCATCCCAGCAACGTCCTGCACTACTTCAACGCGGCCCCAGAGGCCTCAGCCGAGGTCTTCTCCGAG ATCTGTGAAGAACTTGGTGTGAAGAGCCCATCTAATGTAAAACTCTTTGCAGCGAAGG GTGGTGCCTCATCAGAGCGGAGCTCATCAGGGCTGTTAGAGTGGGACTCTGTTAATGATGCCATGGAGGCGCTCTCTGTGATGAACCATTACCAGATGAAGAACCCTA atggtCCATACCCCTACACGCTGAAGCTGTGTTTCTCCACTGCGCAGCACGCAAACTGA
- the LOC136678997 gene encoding heterogeneous nuclear ribonucleoprotein L-like isoform X2 gives MAAQTDRYYGDGGRASKRQKTDNDGAVEGYDDPHKPLPSLVVHVRGLADGVLEADLVEALQEFGTISYVVLMPKKRQALVEYEDMSGSCNAVTYANDNQIYIAGNPAFVNYSTSQKISRPGDPNDSRSVNNVLLFTIMNPIYPITTDVLYTICNNCGPVQRIVIFRKNGVQAMVEFDSVQSAQRAKASLNGADIYSGCCTLKIEYAKPTRLNVFKNDQDTWDYTNPNLGGQGGYHGYGDDGYGGYDGRRMGPSMGGVRHGGGSQRYGAPPPPPGEYGAHAESPVMMVYGLEPSKINADRVFNIFCLYGNVERVKFMKSKPGAAMVEMGDCYAVDRAICHLNNHFLFSQKIVVCVSKQQAIMPGQSYELEDGSSSFKDFHGSRNNRFTSPEQAAKNRIQHPSNVLHYFNAAPEASAEVFSEICEELGVKSPSNVKLFAAKGGASSERSSSGLLEWDSVNDAMEALSVMNHYQMKNPNGPYPYTLKLCFSTAQHAN, from the exons ATGGCGGCGCAGACGGACCGCTATTACGGTGATGGAGGCCGGGCGAGCAAACGCCAAAAGACAGACAACGACGGGGCAGTG GAGGGCTATGATGATCCTCACAAACCTCTCCCGTCACTTGTGGTCCATGTAAGAGGGTTGGCAGACGGTGTTTTGGAAGCAGACCTTGTTGAAGCTTTGCAGGAGTTTGGAACCATTAG TTATGTCGTGCTGATGCCCAAAAAGCGCCAGGCCCTGGTGGAATACGAGGACATGAGCGGTTCATGCAATGCTGTGACTTACGCCAACGACAACCAGATCTATATTGCTGGAAATCCTGCATTTGTGAATTACTCCACAAGTCAGAAAATTTCTCGGCCTGGAGATCCCAATGATTCCCGCAGTGTTAATAATGTTTTACTTTTCACAATCATGAATCCTATTTATCCCATCACTACG GATGTGCTATATACAATTTGCAACAACTGCGGTCCAGTTCAAAGAATTGTCATCTTCAGGAAAAATGGTGTCCAGGCCATGGTAGAAT TTGACTCGGTCCAGAGTGCTCAGAGGGCGAAGGCCTCTCTCAATGGAGCTGATATATACTCAGGCTGCTGTACGCTCAAGATTGAATATGCCAAG CCAACACGCCTAAATGTGTTCAAGAATGACCAGGACACATGGGACTACACAAATCCAAATTTGGGTGGCCAAG GTGGGTATCATGGTTACGGAGACGATGGCTATGGTGGTTATGATGGGCGGCGGATGGGTCCGTCGATGGGTGGCGTAAGACATGGCGGCGGGAGCCAGCGTTACGGtgctccaccaccaccaccaggggAGTATGGTGCTCACGCGGAGTCCCCCGTTATGATGGTGTACGGACTGGAGCCCTCCAAAATAAACGCAGACAGGGTCTTCAACATATTCTGCCTCTACGGAAACGTGGAGAGG gtGAAGTTTATGAAGAGCAAGCCAGGAGCAGCCATGGTGGAGATGGGAGATTGTTATGCTGTTGATCGTGCCATTTGCCATCTAAACAACCATTTCCTGTTCAGCCAGAAAATTGTCGTCTG TGTGTCTAAGCAGCAGGCAATTATGCCGGGTCAGTCCTACGAGCTGGAGGATGGCAGCAGCAGCTTTAAAGATTTCCACGGCAGTCGAAACAACCGCTTCACGTCCCCAGAGCAGGCAGCAAAGAACCGCATCCAGCATCCCAGCAACGTCCTGCACTACTTCAACGCGGCCCCAGAGGCCTCAGCCGAGGTCTTCTCCGAG ATCTGTGAAGAACTTGGTGTGAAGAGCCCATCTAATGTAAAACTCTTTGCAGCGAAGG GTGGTGCCTCATCAGAGCGGAGCTCATCAGGGCTGTTAGAGTGGGACTCTGTTAATGATGCCATGGAGGCGCTCTCTGTGATGAACCATTACCAGATGAAGAACCCTA atggtCCATACCCCTACACGCTGAAGCTGTGTTTCTCCACTGCGCAGCACGCAAACTGA